The Allorhodopirellula heiligendammensis genome includes a window with the following:
- a CDS encoding TraR/DksA family transcriptional regulator: protein MPRKESLQNLRATLVRRRDALRKALAGDLSLLSELHQQKTGDALDAAADTVQDELNSQLVEVESKELVAIEEAIAKFQQGTYGDCEDCGKPIPLNRLRAIPYASDCIECRRKAENDVDGASPAVPWNRIFDMTEADTIEG, encoded by the coding sequence ATGCCCAGAAAAGAATCTTTGCAAAATTTGCGAGCGACTTTGGTCCGCCGTCGCGATGCCCTCCGGAAGGCTTTAGCAGGCGACCTCAGCTTGCTGAGCGAACTCCATCAGCAGAAGACCGGCGATGCGTTAGACGCAGCCGCTGACACGGTTCAGGACGAGCTGAACAGCCAGCTGGTCGAGGTCGAAAGCAAAGAATTGGTCGCAATTGAAGAAGCGATTGCGAAATTCCAGCAGGGTACCTACGGCGATTGCGAGGACTGCGGCAAACCCATTCCGCTCAATCGGCTCCGCGCCATTCCTTACGCGAGCGACTGCATCGAATGCCGCCGGAAGGCAGAGAACGACGTCGACGGCGCCTCTCCTGCCGTGCCCTGGAACCGCATTTTCGATATGACCGAAGCGGACACCATCGAAGGCTAA
- a CDS encoding M20 family metallopeptidase: protein MIGNDKHEHLKSRLTSLTRDLILIPSTESRPAERQKSFEFLRHHLDSSPGVRLDTFNRNGHESLVVRPEGCDAPEILLCGHVDVIEHSESDCYHSKVENGRIIGPGSGDMKGQIAIMIELMRAIHRRGGGASVGLAVTSDEERGGADGVRFLLDEIGLRCGVAIIPDGGSLDKITTAEKGVVHARLVQYGREAHAARPWLGDNAIERLLPRLNRLIEHFAKYWPQDKIDPTVDHWFPTCSITMCESENTTVNRVPSGASAVIDIRFPPPHSVESMLAEVAHIIGADCALIPLMTAEPTDLAPDPLFCQATADETGNAVGLVRASGGSDGRFFREHGISVNLSRPLVGNLHAIDEWIDIDSMVTYYQICKHYIDQRLA, encoded by the coding sequence TTGATTGGTAATGACAAGCACGAACATCTCAAATCGCGGTTAACATCGTTAACGCGGGACTTGATTCTGATTCCGAGTACGGAGAGTCGCCCTGCAGAACGTCAAAAATCATTCGAGTTCTTAAGGCATCACCTCGACTCGTCGCCAGGCGTTCGCCTTGATACGTTCAACCGGAACGGACATGAGTCGTTGGTGGTTCGGCCCGAGGGCTGTGATGCACCGGAGATTTTGTTGTGTGGACACGTTGATGTGATCGAGCATTCGGAGTCGGACTGCTACCATTCCAAGGTGGAGAACGGCCGGATCATTGGCCCCGGCAGCGGTGACATGAAGGGCCAGATTGCCATCATGATCGAATTGATGAGAGCGATCCATCGCCGCGGCGGCGGGGCAAGCGTGGGGTTGGCAGTCACGTCCGACGAAGAACGTGGCGGTGCGGATGGCGTGCGATTTTTGCTGGATGAGATCGGGTTGAGGTGTGGGGTGGCAATTATCCCTGATGGTGGTTCGCTGGATAAGATTACGACTGCGGAAAAGGGAGTTGTGCACGCACGTCTGGTTCAATACGGCCGCGAGGCGCATGCGGCACGCCCATGGTTAGGCGATAATGCGATCGAACGGTTGCTGCCCCGGTTGAATAGATTGATCGAACATTTTGCCAAGTACTGGCCTCAGGACAAAATCGATCCAACGGTGGATCATTGGTTTCCTACGTGCAGCATCACGATGTGTGAGAGCGAAAATACGACGGTCAACCGGGTTCCATCCGGTGCTTCGGCAGTGATTGATATCCGGTTTCCACCGCCCCACAGTGTCGAGTCGATGCTCGCGGAAGTCGCCCACATTATTGGCGCAGATTGCGCGTTAATACCTCTGATGACGGCGGAGCCGACCGACCTCGCCCCGGACCCACTGTTCTGCCAAGCGACCGCCGACGAGACCGGTAACGCCGTGGGCTTGGTGCGGGCCTCTGGTGGAAGCGATGGCCGATTTTTCCGCGAGCATGGCATCAGCGTGAACCTATCGCGCCCCCTCGTTGGTAATCTGCACGCCATCGATGAATGGATCGATATTGACTCGATGGTGACCTACTACCAAATCTGCAAACACTACATTGACCAACGACTGGCATAG
- a CDS encoding adenine phosphoribosyltransferase has protein sequence MTDLRSLIRDIPDYPKPGILYRDITPLLCDAAALHEAVEQMAAPFLDAGVDIVAAAEARGFIFGTPLAMRLGAGFVPIRKPGKLPFDLHSFAYQLEYGTDELQIHVDGIQPGQRVLVVDDLLATGGTVEACLRLLEKCDAKIVGCSFLLHLEPLGGQARLEPYDVHSVLTYRGDDGEAELSIQNREPGPSV, from the coding sequence ATGACGGACCTTCGCTCTTTGATTCGAGACATTCCTGACTACCCTAAACCAGGAATATTGTATCGTGATATCACACCGCTGCTGTGTGATGCAGCGGCCTTGCACGAGGCCGTTGAACAGATGGCGGCTCCTTTTCTAGACGCCGGCGTGGACATCGTGGCAGCGGCCGAGGCACGCGGATTTATCTTTGGGACTCCGCTGGCGATGCGTTTAGGTGCTGGATTCGTACCCATTCGCAAACCAGGCAAACTTCCGTTTGATCTGCATTCCTTCGCCTACCAGCTGGAATATGGCACCGACGAGTTGCAAATCCATGTCGATGGCATCCAGCCCGGCCAGCGCGTTCTGGTCGTCGATGATCTGCTCGCGACCGGAGGCACCGTTGAGGCCTGTCTACGTCTGCTCGAAAAATGCGATGCGAAAATCGTCGGTTGTTCCTTTTTGCTGCACCTAGAGCCCCTCGGCGGCCAGGCGAGATTGGAACCCTATGACGTTCACAGCGTGCTCACCTACCGCGGGGATGACGGAGAAGCAGAACTGAGCATTCAGAACCGCGAACCTGGACCGAGCGTCTAG
- a CDS encoding 2-phosphosulfolactate phosphatase, producing MQIETWLSPTAVGPHERGRVRVAVVIDVLRATTVATTAIAAGARSVTTCLGIDEARALQRDCQPDCVPLLCGERECKPIEGFDFGNSPSEYSPAGVGERDLVMTTTNGTRAIDAAADCDVMLLACFANLTAVADAIIAEVSASTPSGALDSEFVSCQPPSTSGRVRIVCAGTNGAVTSEDVLLAGALIAVCHRKLSDTARFYDGPIELVNDSGSIALAAWQHCVTHDKVVDSESLSRRLGMTGGGQNLIAAGYENDLVDCASIDVFDQVPCRDQLHPPRFIGR from the coding sequence ATGCAGATAGAGACATGGTTATCGCCCACTGCGGTGGGACCTCACGAACGCGGCCGTGTCCGCGTGGCGGTAGTGATTGATGTGCTGCGTGCAACGACGGTGGCCACGACGGCCATTGCGGCGGGCGCAAGGTCGGTAACGACGTGTTTGGGCATCGATGAGGCACGGGCCTTGCAACGTGATTGCCAGCCCGACTGCGTACCTCTGCTGTGCGGGGAACGCGAATGCAAACCCATTGAGGGATTCGATTTTGGAAACTCTCCATCGGAGTATTCGCCAGCAGGGGTCGGCGAACGAGATCTGGTGATGACGACGACCAACGGTACCCGCGCCATCGATGCGGCAGCGGATTGCGATGTGATGCTGTTGGCCTGCTTTGCAAACTTGACAGCGGTAGCTGACGCAATCATTGCGGAGGTTTCCGCCTCCACCCCGTCGGGTGCGTTGGATTCTGAGTTCGTCAGCTGCCAACCGCCCTCCACTTCCGGTCGAGTGCGCATTGTGTGTGCGGGCACCAATGGCGCCGTGACGAGTGAAGACGTGCTGTTGGCGGGAGCGTTGATCGCAGTTTGTCATCGCAAACTCAGTGATACGGCACGCTTTTACGACGGGCCCATTGAGTTAGTCAACGATTCCGGATCGATTGCGTTAGCGGCTTGGCAGCACTGCGTCACGCATGACAAGGTGGTTGATTCTGAATCGCTGTCACGTCGTTTGGGCATGACCGGTGGCGGGCAGAACTTGATCGCGGCCGGCTATGAAAACGACCTCGTGGACTGCGCCAGCATCGATGTTTTCGACCAAGTTCCCTGCCGTGACCAACTCCACCCTCCAAGGTTTATCGGTCGATGA
- a CDS encoding CPXCG motif-containing cysteine-rich protein translates to MATDPNPRAGQLASDDISDHESQFSHVDDDASYVCDNCGEDIAIHIDLAGGPDQTYVEDCPVCCSPSVIHVHVDDEHVDVRAEPEQDRY, encoded by the coding sequence ATGGCGACCGACCCTAACCCTCGTGCAGGCCAGCTCGCCAGCGACGACATCTCCGATCACGAATCTCAGTTTTCGCATGTCGACGATGACGCGAGCTATGTTTGCGATAACTGTGGAGAGGATATCGCAATTCATATTGACTTGGCGGGAGGCCCAGATCAGACCTATGTGGAGGACTGCCCGGTATGTTGCAGTCCTAGCGTGATTCATGTTCATGTCGATGACGAACATGTGGACGTGCGAGCTGAACCAGAACAAGATCGATATTAG
- a CDS encoding DNA-3-methyladenine glycosylase yields MSLPPVQSSLNVEFFRRGPAEVARGLLGCGVAHRVDGRWLGGWIVETEAYLAQDDPASHSSRGLTAGNASMFGAPGTLYVYPIHAKHCMNLVTEDSGIGSAVLIRAIEPVWGMEQMQQNRGTTNHRRITSGPGMICHAMQIQRDCDGVEVLRSNDWRLTLGRDLRARIITSPRVGIRHAAELPLRFFVDGNRYVSGLAGLHNRPRRDEIGPANAHGTAHL; encoded by the coding sequence ATGAGCCTACCCCCTGTGCAGAGTTCCCTGAACGTTGAGTTTTTTCGGCGTGGACCTGCGGAGGTTGCCCGCGGGCTCCTCGGCTGCGGTGTTGCCCACCGCGTCGATGGAAGATGGCTCGGTGGCTGGATTGTCGAGACGGAGGCCTATCTGGCCCAAGATGATCCCGCAAGTCATAGCTCGCGCGGCCTGACGGCTGGCAACGCGTCGATGTTCGGGGCCCCGGGCACGCTCTATGTATATCCAATCCACGCCAAACACTGCATGAACTTGGTCACCGAGGACTCGGGGATCGGGTCGGCGGTGCTGATTCGCGCGATCGAACCGGTGTGGGGTATGGAGCAAATGCAGCAAAATCGCGGCACGACCAACCATCGCCGAATCACATCCGGTCCGGGGATGATTTGCCACGCGATGCAGATCCAACGGGACTGCGACGGCGTGGAAGTGCTCCGTTCAAACGACTGGCGGCTGACGCTCGGTCGCGACCTCCGAGCTCGCATTATCACCTCACCACGGGTAGGGATTCGCCATGCCGCCGAGTTGCCTCTGCGTTTCTTCGTCGATGGCAACCGCTACGTCAGCGGGTTGGCGGGACTCCACAACCGTCCACGCCGCGACGAAATTGGACCAGCAAATGCCCACGGCACAGCGCACCTTTAG